Proteins encoded within one genomic window of Synechococcus sp. PCC 7335:
- the prfC gene encoding peptide chain release factor 3, translating to MTSTLVSKSEIAEAVEQRRNFAIISHPDAGKTTLTEKLLLYGGAIHEAGSVKARRAQRHAVSDWMALEQQRGISITSTVLQFSYDDYWINLLDTPGHQDFSEDTYRTLAAADNAVMLEDAAKGLEPQTRKLFEVCRMRDMPIFTFFNKLDRPGREPLELLDEIEQELGLTTYAVNWPIGMGDQFKGVFDRRKKQVHLFERTAHGSKEAKELVLDWGNPKIKALVGDELFEQFSEELEMLDEIGPKLDLEMVHAGQMTPVFFGSAMTNFGVELFLEAFLDYALEPGVHESTIGPVPPTKEEFSGFIFKLQANMDPRHRDRVAFIRVCSGKFEKDMVVNHARTGKNVRLSHPQKLFGQGRESLETAYPGDVIGLNNPGVFAIGDTIYQGEPLEYEGIPFFSPEMFAYLKNPNPSKFKQFRKGVSELREEGAVQIMYSADESRRDPILAAVGQLQFEVVQFRLKNEYNVETRLEPIGYSVARWVTGGWPALEKAGRIFNTATVKDSYGRPVLLFKNEWNCRQVESDHPDLKLSNTAPVVSGMQPEDI from the coding sequence ATGACTTCCACCTTAGTTTCTAAAAGCGAAATTGCTGAAGCCGTCGAGCAGCGCCGTAACTTTGCCATCATTTCTCACCCAGACGCCGGCAAAACGACCCTGACCGAGAAGCTGCTGCTCTATGGTGGAGCCATTCACGAGGCGGGCTCGGTCAAAGCTAGGCGCGCTCAGCGGCATGCGGTTTCTGACTGGATGGCATTAGAGCAGCAGCGAGGGATCTCGATCACCTCGACCGTATTGCAGTTTAGCTATGACGACTACTGGATCAATCTACTAGATACCCCAGGGCACCAAGACTTTAGTGAAGATACCTATCGCACTCTAGCGGCGGCTGATAATGCCGTAATGCTAGAAGATGCGGCGAAAGGCTTGGAGCCACAGACACGTAAGCTGTTTGAGGTGTGTCGAATGCGCGATATGCCGATTTTTACCTTCTTCAATAAGCTAGATCGGCCAGGACGTGAGCCACTTGAGCTATTAGACGAAATTGAACAGGAGCTAGGACTGACTACCTATGCGGTGAACTGGCCAATCGGTATGGGCGACCAGTTCAAAGGTGTCTTTGACCGCCGCAAGAAGCAAGTGCATCTGTTTGAACGCACCGCCCATGGCAGTAAAGAAGCAAAAGAGTTAGTGCTCGATTGGGGGAATCCAAAGATCAAGGCGCTAGTTGGTGACGAGCTGTTTGAGCAGTTTTCAGAAGAGCTAGAGATGCTAGATGAGATTGGTCCGAAGCTAGATTTGGAGATGGTTCACGCGGGGCAAATGACGCCTGTGTTCTTTGGTAGCGCTATGACTAACTTTGGCGTAGAGCTATTTTTAGAAGCCTTCCTAGACTATGCGCTAGAGCCAGGTGTACATGAAAGTACGATTGGCCCAGTCCCGCCGACCAAAGAAGAGTTTTCAGGCTTTATCTTCAAGCTGCAGGCAAATATGGACCCTCGGCACCGCGATCGCGTCGCCTTTATCCGCGTCTGCTCTGGTAAGTTCGAAAAAGACATGGTCGTGAATCACGCCCGCACGGGTAAAAATGTTCGTCTCTCGCATCCGCAAAAACTGTTTGGACAAGGGAGAGAATCTTTAGAAACTGCCTATCCAGGCGACGTCATTGGCTTAAACAATCCTGGAGTCTTTGCAATTGGCGATACCATCTATCAAGGTGAGCCGCTCGAATATGAAGGCATTCCCTTCTTCTCTCCAGAAATGTTTGCCTATCTCAAGAATCCGAATCCCTCTAAGTTCAAACAGTTTCGTAAAGGCGTCTCTGAGCTGAGAGAAGAAGGCGCAGTCCAGATTATGTATTCTGCTGACGAGTCTCGGCGTGATCCGATCTTAGCTGCTGTTGGACAATTGCAGTTTGAAGTCGTACAGTTTCGGCTCAAAAACGAGTACAACGTAGAAACAAGGTTAGAGCCGATTGGCTACAGTGTTGCTAGGTGGGTAACAGGCGGCTGGCCCGCCCTAGAGAAAGCCGGGCGTATATTTAATACTGCAACGGTTAAAGATAGCTATGGGCGGCCCGTTTTACTCTTCAAGAATGAATGGAACTGTCGCCAGGTAGAAAGCGATCACCCTGATCTTAAACTTAGCAACACTGCGCCTGTCGTTTCTGGAATGCAGCCCGAAGACATATAG
- the aqpZ gene encoding aquaporin Z: protein MKKCMAEAVGTFWLVLGGCGSAVLAATFVGGEIAPNVAFPLGLGFVGVSLAFGLTVLTMAYAIGHISGCHLNPAVSFGLWAGGRFPSSELLPYIISQVIGAIVGAGMVYLIASGQPDFGGGSLAANGYGELSPGSFSLFSCFLTEVVMTFMFLIVILGSTDGRAPKGFAPISIGLALTLIHLISIPVTNTSVNPARSLGPALFSGAEYLAQVWLFWVAPILGALLAGWFYNGVLAAGYEPDITGGVPSEQPVVTTSRPRQ from the coding sequence GTGAAAAAGTGCATGGCTGAGGCCGTAGGCACGTTTTGGTTAGTCTTAGGGGGCTGCGGTAGTGCCGTATTAGCAGCTACTTTTGTCGGCGGAGAGATTGCCCCGAATGTTGCATTCCCACTGGGTCTTGGCTTTGTTGGCGTCTCCCTAGCGTTTGGTTTAACGGTTTTGACAATGGCCTATGCCATCGGCCACATCTCTGGGTGCCATCTAAACCCAGCCGTGTCTTTTGGATTATGGGCGGGCGGACGATTTCCGAGTAGTGAGCTGTTGCCCTACATCATTTCTCAAGTGATCGGCGCAATAGTCGGCGCTGGTATGGTCTATCTGATTGCTTCTGGTCAACCTGACTTTGGCGGTGGTAGCTTAGCTGCAAATGGCTATGGTGAACTATCCCCAGGCAGCTTCAGTCTATTCTCTTGCTTTCTGACTGAAGTTGTGATGACCTTCATGTTTTTGATCGTAATTTTGGGTTCAACAGACGGTCGTGCCCCTAAAGGATTTGCGCCAATTTCTATCGGTCTAGCGCTTACCCTTATCCACCTGATCAGCATTCCGGTCACTAATACATCTGTAAATCCAGCGCGAAGCCTTGGCCCTGCCTTATTTTCTGGAGCAGAGTATCTAGCTCAAGTATGGCTGTTTTGGGTTGCGCCTATCTTAGGAGCGCTGCTAGCAGGCTGGTTTTACAACGGCGTACTGGCTGCTGGCTACGAGCCTGATATTACTGGAGGAGTGCCTTCTGAGCAGCCAGTTGTGACGACTAGCAGACCCCGGCAGTAA
- a CDS encoding phasin family protein: protein MDSSNLLRQLLMFGIGTTSLVAERVKQMSEELVRDGKLDPDQAKGFVDDFMTQFNIDQGALEKQMQRQVRNIMQDLGVPRQSEMDELRGRLDRLERQIRDLENKQWR, encoded by the coding sequence ATGGATAGCTCTAATCTACTCAGACAGCTTTTGATGTTTGGCATTGGCACCACTTCGTTAGTGGCTGAACGGGTGAAGCAGATGAGCGAAGAGCTAGTCCGCGACGGCAAGCTAGATCCAGATCAGGCCAAGGGATTTGTCGATGACTTTATGACTCAATTCAATATTGATCAAGGCGCGCTAGAGAAGCAAATGCAAAGACAAGTGCGCAATATCATGCAAGATTTAGGTGTGCCCCGGCAGTCAGAGATGGACGAACTGCGTGGCAGACTTGATCGGTTAGAGCGGCAGATTCGAGACTTGGAAAACAAGCAGTGGCGATAA
- a CDS encoding FKBP-type peptidyl-prolyl cis-trans isomerase gives MREILISFGVVVACCAVLLVAQFTGGDGERAVADSVSSTPAGVEQSETLVAQSASDLLENDTPEDAMAEDAMVPDEEVVTTDSGLQYVVIAEGDGASPQPGNRVFVHYVGTLEDGTKFDSSRDRGKPFNFTIGRGQVIKGWDEGVAMMQVGDRRKLIIPPDLGYGARGAGGVIPPNATLIFDVELLRIGS, from the coding sequence ATGCGAGAAATATTAATTAGCTTTGGCGTGGTAGTGGCTTGCTGCGCGGTACTGCTGGTCGCTCAATTTACCGGTGGTGATGGTGAGAGAGCAGTAGCAGATAGCGTTTCTAGTACGCCTGCGGGTGTAGAGCAATCAGAGACCTTAGTTGCTCAAAGTGCGAGCGATTTGTTAGAAAACGATACCCCAGAGGATGCGATGGCTGAAGATGCAATGGTGCCAGATGAAGAGGTAGTTACGACGGATTCTGGTTTGCAGTACGTAGTGATTGCCGAGGGTGATGGCGCGTCGCCACAGCCAGGCAATCGGGTGTTTGTCCATTATGTCGGTACGCTAGAAGACGGGACTAAGTTCGATAGTTCGCGCGATCGCGGCAAGCCGTTCAATTTCACTATTGGTCGCGGCCAGGTGATTAAAGGCTGGGATGAGGGCGTTGCTATGATGCAAGTCGGCGATAGACGTAAGCTGATTATTCCCCCTGATCTGGGCTATGGCGCTCGTGGTGCGGGGGGTGTGATTCCGCCAAACGCCACCTTAATCTTCGACGTAGAGCTGCTGAGGATCGGCAGCTAA
- a CDS encoding DUF6714 family protein, with amino-acid sequence MDYIAIAHDLFSATARPKHFTNYQHCCECAEHDALLQSRDRESLTHEDLPPGWDAICFVTDAGFHYYFPSLVRLAIEGRADSYYLDQFLFHLTYEGYRNRRWQSFSVEQRRFVLRLLEHLLETRAEEIEQNQDADALLLAIEIWSNMGIEKSI; translated from the coding sequence ATGGACTACATCGCTATTGCTCACGATCTGTTCAGTGCTACTGCTCGCCCAAAGCACTTCACCAACTATCAGCACTGCTGTGAATGCGCTGAGCATGATGCGCTGCTTCAAAGCCGAGACCGCGAGAGCCTAACGCACGAAGACCTTCCTCCTGGCTGGGATGCAATTTGTTTTGTGACCGATGCTGGCTTTCACTACTACTTTCCCAGCTTAGTCAGACTAGCGATAGAAGGCCGGGCAGATAGCTACTACCTCGACCAGTTTCTATTTCATCTGACCTACGAAGGTTATAGAAATCGTCGTTGGCAGTCATTCTCAGTCGAGCAGCGTCGTTTCGTCTTGCGCTTACTAGAACATCTGCTAGAGACCCGCGCCGAAGAAATTGAGCAAAACCAAGATGCGGATGCATTGCTGCTAGCGATAGAGATTTGGTCAAATATGGGTATCGAGAAATCTATTTAG